TTTCTTTTAGTCTTCCTGACGCAGAGCGGCTGAATGAAATAACCTCTACTTGTGTATTCCATTGTGCCTTTAGATACTCGACAAGGGTAATAAAGTCTCCGTCACCCGAGGCGATTACAACCGCATCTAATCTTGGTGCGAGCTTGATCGCGTCGATTGCCATGCCAACATCCCAGTCGGCCTTTTTGGCACCACCCAAAAAGATTTGAAGTGGCTTCGTTTTTGTCTCTATCCCCGCTTTTTCAAGCGCTTCAAAAAATGCCTTCTCTTCGCCAGATTCTGTGGTGATGACGTATGCAATGGCGCGGACAAGTTGTCGTCCTGCAACCGCTTCTTTCAAGACTGCACTAAAGTTAACGCGAGCATTATGTAGATTCTTTGCGCTGTGATACAAGTTTTGTGTATCTATAAAAACCCCAACACGCTGATTCTTATGTTTAATAACTGCCATATGTAAAAATTTCTAATAATAGCTTCTAATCTGTAGATTAAAATACTTTCGACCTTTACACAAACGGCCCCATAAGGGCCGTTTGTGTAAAGTATTGCTACTCTGCTACTTCAACCCAAGCTTCTTCACCGTGCTCGCATACCGTTTTTCATCTTTCTTCTTCAAGTAGCGAAGGTGTTTTTGCCGGTCAGCAACCATTTGGAGAAGTCCCTTCCGGGAGTGTTTATCTTTGCGATTTTTCTTCAAATGTTCCGCGAGTGCGTCAATTTGCCTTGAAAGAAGGGCAATTTGCACCTCAGGAGAGCCTGTATCGCCCTCTTTTTGGGAAAATTTCTTGAAAACATTATCTTTTTGCCGTTTCGTAAGCATTACCGAAAGCATAGCATACTTTATTAAAAAATGCAAATAGTGTTATGTCAATACATATATCGACCAAAAGAAACAATTCGACCGAGCTGGTGATTGCGAAGTGATACAATAAAAGCATGCCTCTCGATGCTTCCACACTCAAAAGAGAGTTTTTGGAATATCTCGAAATTGAACGTGGCCGAGCACGACGAACTATTGAAAATTATGACCACTACCTCTCGGAGTTTTTGAAGTGGAGCGAGGTAAAATACCCCCAAGATGTCACTGAGGACCTTGTACGAAAATATCGTTTACATCTCAATAGGAAAGAGTATACAAAAAAAACACAAAATTACTTTTTAATTGCACTTCGGCAGTTTTTGAAGTACCTGGCACGCAGGGATGTCGCATCCCTACCCGCTGATCGTATCGAGCTTGCTAAACAAGGTGACCGCGACCTCGATCTCATTTCTGCAGAAGAACTAGGGCGGTTACTTGCCTCCCCGGCAGAGGCGCTAGCAAAGGCAGAAAAGCCCGAAGAAAAACTCAAGGCGCTACGCGACCTTGCTATTTTGGAACTCCTCTTTTCAACCGGTCTTCGTGTTGCGGAGCTTTGCTCCCTTTCGCGCTACTTGGACTGGAAGAGAGATGAGGTCTCTGTGCGTGGTAAGGGCGACAAGGTGCGCCTCGTTTTTATCTCGCCAAAGGCAAAGCAAACGATTAAGGAATATCTTGATATACGAACCGACGTAGATGACGCACTTTTTGTTAATGTTTCAAGAGCAAACAGCGCTTCTCGCCTTACTCCTCGTTCGGTTGCCCGCATTGTGAAAGAACACGCCATCCGCGCGGGCATTGATAAGCGTGTCTCCCCCCACACGCTTCGGCACATGTTTGCAACCGACCTCCTTGAGAATGGGGCTGACATTCGTAGTGTCCAAGCTCTTTTAGGTCACGCCAACATAGCCACCACGCAGGTATATACCCACGTTACCGATCGTCATTTGAAGGATATCCACAAAACATTCCATGGCAAACAGCGTAACTAAACGAGGCATTGACAAATAAGTATATAATTGGTATAGTCAAAAAGGACGCCATCGTGTCCCCATAACGGGGCATTTCGGCGCAACAACCGCACCAAGTAACAAGGAGTAGTGGGCGATGGAACTGACCACGTCAGCACACGCGGGTCGCGAACTAATGCACGTTCGCGGACCGCGTGACGTTGCCCCCTTTACCGGTGGGCGAGGGACCATGTTGTTTCTCCGCTGGTACGAAGGGGAATTGTGGATCGTTGGCATCACCGATGTTGATCCGCGAAAGTGGAAGGGACGATACCTTTCTCCGCGTCGTGCAACACCAGGGGGTATGCAGAAAGACTGGACTCCCGAAGGTGGCGACATCGAAACATGCATTGAAGCCGCCATGAAAGAAGGTTTGGAAGAGGCTGGTGTCATGGGCATTCATGCCTCTGATGTCTACCCACTGACCACAGTCGTCAAGGGTGTACCTGGCCGGGACTTCAAGAACGATACGGAGACGGGTAGTCGTATGAACGCAATGTACCACGTCTTCGTTCACTGGGGTGATGTTGCCCTGCACGAAACCGATGACGTGGACGCCAAGGACCCGACATGGATTCGTGTCAAAGACGTCTTGTCTCCGACAAGTGAATGGTATCTCTTGCACGTAGTGCTTGTTGCTGGGTCGCTCAAGATGCTTGCCACTGACATTGAGCGGCATTTGAAAGGAGAGCTCAGTGGGCGGGCAAACCAATTTTTCGAGCGTATGTTGCGCACGAATGATGCCAAAGCAAATACTGCTGCCGCCTTTGAGGTGCAGGAATTCCGCGAGGCGCTTCGCGAATGCCTGGATGCAATCGAGCCGCTCTCGGTTATTGAAGGCTTCATGGAGGCGAACCCGCAACGCGGTCGTTCGCCTGCTCCGGAGAATTTCTTGGCCGGATTCCAGTTCTTTCCCCCACCCGTAGTGGAGTAAGGTATGACGCATCCGTTTCGGTTACGACCGAGGCGGATTTTTAGTTGGAACCCATCTCAAAAATCGCTTTCGAGTCGAGAAGCGCGGTTTCCTTGTCGAGCCGCGAGTCGGAGGTCGAGGAATAGTGTAGCTATTGTGAGGCCGAGACGAGGCGTCGCAGACGAAAACCGCGCTTCAGAGGGCCGGAATGGATTTTTGAGATGGGTTCTAATCACTTTACCCCATGTCGCTTTCTAATTTCAGAAATTTCTTTTTCTTCTTCTTCCAATCGTTTCTCTTTTCCTGCTTCACCAAGTTTTTTAAGTTCTATATCAGAGAGTTGTGAGAGAGCGACAACTCGTGCTTCAAGATTCTCCGCTGTATTCAGTGTTGGATCATCAAGCACTTCTTCCAGAAGCGCATGGAGCACCCACCCGATTCGTGGGCCAGGGGTTTCTCCTCCGAGCTCCATAATGCGCGCACCATCAATGGTGAGCATCCCCACCGTCACGGGCGCGCGAGTCGCTTCCTCAATCATTGATTCGTATTTGCGGAGACGGTACGGCTTCTCTTTCGGCCGCCCCATACCAATACGGTCGCATGCGCGCACTTTCATAAGGTCCCAGACATTCTCGGGGCCGACATTGCGCACAAGACGGCGCACAGCAGAAAGCGTGATTTGATCTATGTCGCTGAAGAATAAGTGCCAGCGCACAAGTTTCGCCACCGTCTCTATGATGTCATTTGAATATTTAAGGCGCTGTAAAGCATTTTTTGCTTGGCGCCCCCCTACTACATCGTGCCCGTAGAACGTCCAATCCTTCTTCTCGTCTGACCACTGTCGCGTCTCTGGCTTGGCGACATCATGGAAAAGGGCAGCAAGACGGACATGAAGCGGCCACTCACGTTCTGCGGCGTGTTGTACAGCACGTAGGTTGTGCTCCCAAACGTCATAAATATGATCCCCGTTTTGTTCAACGCCGATTCCTTCTTCCAACTCGGGTGCGACGTACTTGAGGAGCCCATGCTCATGAAGCATTTGTATACCCTGCATGGGAGACGGTGACATAAGAAGGTGAGAAAACTCATCTTGCACACGCTCCTTTGCTATCAGCTCAATATTTGCTGCGAGTTTACTAATAGCATCCCCCGTATCGGTCTCTATTGCGAAGCCAAGTTCTGCGGCGAGGCGTATTGCACGCATCATACGGAGTGCATCCTCATCAAAACGCTCCTCACTTTTGCCAACAGCACGGATGATTTTATCTTTTAGATCTTGTTCGCCGTGAAAGAAATCAAAAATATCTCGATTAACAGGGTCATAAGCAATCGCGTTCACCGTAAAATCTCGGCGCTTGAGATCGTCCTCGAGTTTTTCGGTGAACCTCACTGCATCAGGTCGGCGTTTGTCAGAATATTTTTCTTCAATGCGATACGGCGTTACCTCCACCACTTTCAAGGTTTCATCAACCACCTCTTCATTCACCACACCGACGGTGCCGTACTCGTTTTCGTAAAAGGTGTGGGGAAAAAGTTCTTGGATCTTCTCTGGCGTTGCGTTTGTTGTTACATCCCAATCTTTTGGTTTCTTACCTAAAAACAAATCGCGCGTACAACCGCCGACAAGATATGCTGCAAACCCCTCCTTTTGGAGAGTTGTTACAACCTCGAGAACTTCTTTGGGGACACCAAATTCTTTCATTGTTTTTGGTGCACCCGGAGGGATTCGAACCCCCAACGACAGGTCCGAAGCCTGTTGTGATATCCATTTCACCACGGGTGCGTTAAATAACGCTACATTTGTAAGCGTACCGCAAATTGTGGGGAGAATAAAGGACGTGGTATGTTGCCTACAGATATGAGCAGGCATGAGGGGCCTTTAAAATGGGTACGAACGTTCTCGTTGTTGGCGGTGGAGCGCGCGAACATGCGCTTGGATGGGGCATTGCACAGTCCCCTGGTGTTGGGAAACTCTTCTTTGCTCCCGGCAATGCCGGCACTGCAGATATCGGCAAGAATGTTTCCTGGTGGGATCCGAAACGCCCTCTTCTAGAGCAATGGATTACGATTCAAAACGGAATCGAGGAGAAGAACATTGGCCTCGTCGTTATTGGCCCAGAGGGGCCGCTTGCAGAAGGCTTGGCAGATATGATTCGCAAAATGGGTGTCCCCGTCTTTGGTTTTTCGGCAAGAATGGCTCGGCTCGAGTCTTCAAAGGATTTTGCAAAAGGGATAGCAAATAAGGCATGGGTCCCAACGGCCCCGTACAAAAACTTTATCTGTAGTGAGTGGAGAGACGCCATTGCGTATGTGGAGGGCCTCGGCGTTAATATCCCAGTTGTTCTTAAGGCAGATGGTCTTGAGGGAGGCAAGGGTGTCCTACTTCCCGTGTCACTGAATGAAACGGTGGTGGCTATTGAGCAGTTGGGTAAAAAGGGATGCTCGGGTAATCAGTTTATTGTTGAGGAGAGGTTTTTTGGAGACGAGCTCTCACTTCATGCTCTGGTGAGTCGTGGCAGTTTCAGTACACTTGTTGCAACAGCAGATGAAAAGCGTGCTTCAAAAGAGCCCAATGCACCTAACACTGGTGGCATGGGTGCCTATGGCCCCGTACCGTGGGTTGGACGCAAGGAAATAGATCTTTACGAAGAACTATTTGTGAGGCGCGTGCTCCGCTATTGTCGTGACGTTCTCAAAATTGATCCCAACGAACTCAATGGCTGTCTCTATCCAGGTCTTATGGTGACACCCGACCAGGGCCCCAAGTTGCTTGAGTGGAATGCGCGCTTTGGTAACCCGGAGGCGCAGGCCATCATGCGACTTTGGAAGATTTCAAGCTTTGGAAATCCACTGTTGGTGCTCGACTCATGTGCAAGGGGTACATACAACCCACATATGATGGGTCCCTACTGGCATAGTGGACGCGTCGTCTGTGTGACTCTTGCGGCGCGAGGATATCCCGGTGATGTGTCTGCAGTTCAGGGCGCACTGATTCGAGGCATTGAACGAGCAGAAACCATCCCAAGAGTTAAAGTATTTCACGGCGGAACGGCCCGAGACAGCAATGGGGATCCTGTGGTTGCTGGCGGGCGCGTGCTTTCAGTCACCGCCGTTGCAGACACGTTTCGTGAGGCGCGCGAGCGTGTGTATGAAGCAATCCCCCGCATTACCTTCGGCGCCCTCGACAGCAATCTTGTCATGTACCGCGACGACATCGGTCTCAAGGCCGAAAAGTGGGAAAAAGATAACCGTAAACGATAAGAAGATGAACCCCCCGCACCATACGTGCGGGGTTTTAATTTTGATTGACCTTATTCCCCCGCCCGCTATACTACGGGTAGAGTATTTTGGGAGCCAGGCCATGGACATCCTGCTCAGGCATGCTCGCGGGGAACTTGTCCAAAAGCCCGCAGAGTGCATCAGGAAAGGGCACCTTAGGGGTTGGTGTATCTTTGATGAAAAGGGCGCAGAGTTTAACGTCGATCGTCTAAGGCCGATTTCAGCTATTGAAACGACGTTGGCATTTCCTGAAGGGGTTTGGTGGTTTTTCCTCTTTGTTAATAGCGCTGTCTTCGTGCGTTGTTATGTGGTATCTGACCGATATCCACTAGGAAGCGAAGAGCGCGTTGTAACCGATGTCGTAACAGATTTTAGTTTTGAAGGGCGCGACGTCAAGGAGATTAAGGAGAAGCTTCAGGATAGTATCGAGTGTGGCGGGAGATCACTCCGCCTTCCTCCCCCGCTTGTCGAAGCAATACTCGCTGTTGGAGAACGTGCCCAAAAGTAAAAAACATAATTAACTAAGCAACTGCCCCCAAGGCGGTTTTTTTTGCGATTAAAAAACCGTTATCAAAGATTAGATAAACGGTTAGGAAGTCTTCGCAAAAAAGCGTCTATTGTTTTTGGGTAGAGTTCATGTTCCACATTTTTGATGCGCGCATGCAGGGTTTCATCTGTGTCCCCGTCTAGTATGAGAACCTCTTGCTGTGCGATAATGGGCCCCTCATCCAGTTCGGCGGTCGCTATGTGTATCGTGCATCCGGTTACCTTAGCGCCAGCGCGGAGAGCATCCTCCACGGCGTGCCCACCCTTGAAGTTCGGCAAGAGCGAAGGGTGGGTGTTTAAAATGCGTCCGTGGTAGCGGGTAAAAATAACCGGACTCAAAACAGTCATGAACCCCGCCATTGCCACCGCATCTATTTCGGAACTCTCCAACGCACCCAGTATGTCGATTGTAAACTTCTCTCGGTCAAAGTTTTTACCGAAAACCCTCTTAAGAAGTAGGTGGGGTAGTCGGGCGTCAATTGCCATGTCGAGCGCTCGACATTCCCTATCGGCAATTACGAACGCAACAGGAAGCGGGTATTTGAGTATTGCCTCAAAATTGGTACCGGCGCCTGAAACAAGAACCGCTAGTTTTGGCATTTTTTTAACATATTTCTCTACTTTAGAGGGTACCACTATCCGTAGGCCAAAGGAAAACCTTGCGTTATCTGCCTGTTTGTGCTATGGTGTCCTTTGGTAGCGTCCGTGCTGGAGATAGACGTTGTGGACCCGGGGGCAGTACCCGGCGCCTCCACCAATCGCCCCTCACGAATAGTCACGCCTAGTGCTGACGACGTCGTGTGTATCTCGCACTGATCGCGGGGTATGGCTAGACAGCTACGGCTGGTGACGGACTCCGTCGCAAGACAGAGGCAGGTCGCTTTATCTAGCTAGGGTCTTTGGGGGCGAAATAGGATCGACACACGTTGAAGGCCAGCACAGCTCTAAGAGTTCGCTCAAGGAGCAGGATTCTGCCAAAACCAAACGCCAACGATAACCATCGGGCGTTCGCTGCCGCTGCATAAGCGGTAAGCGGGGCACGGGGGACGCCTGGCAACAGAAGTCCCCCACTAACCAAAAGTTTTGTTCCTTAGTTGTTCGATCGTACGGCCGTGGATGAAGAATCCCGGCTTTTTTGTTGAAGGCATCGAGGAAAAGATGTATACTTTTCGGAAAGGAAAAGCTGTCTGGTTTGTTTATAAGCGGGCATGGTTTAGTGGCAGAACGTATCCTTGCCAAGGATAAGACGGGGTTTCGATTACCCCTGCCCGCACCAAAACAAATAACAAAAACAAAAAGCCACGATTACTCGTGGCTTTTTGTGTTACATCTATACAAAAAAGACTTAATAAAACCCAAGCCACATTTCTCTGTTTTTAAAGGTTTTTTAAAGACAAACTGTGGATAAAACTGTGGATTTGTGTATAAAGGACGTCCTTTTCTTGTCTTTATTTATGCATCAAATGTTTAAAATCAGCTTATTTATCAAGTAATTTTAGACTTTTATACCATAATAATCCTCTAAAATATTTTGTGAAACCGTGAAACAGACAATGATAAAAAATATGGTAAGGTAAATACATATCCATAAAATAAAATTAACCCAAAAACATCAAGAGAATAAATAGAAAAATGAGGATGTTTTCACACGAAACAAACACTATTTAGTAATCTGCCAAGAATCCTGAGTGTTTCATGTGAAAAGTCGTAGATGAGATCTAGTTTTGAAAACTATTTCTTGCTAAAATTATTAAAGAAACTCTCGAAAGGAACAATGATGCCTAAGTGGGAGTATAAGGTTGTCCGATTTAATGAAGAATCACAGCTCTCAAACGATTATTTCAATACTCATGGAAATGATGGATGGGAGCTCGCCGCCATTGGAAGCGTTAATATGCTCAAGTGTGCGATCTTTAAGAGAAAGAAGAGTGAATAATTCCTGCCACATCCGCTTTTAAGTAAGGCGGTTTTTTTGTTAAGATAGGTTTTGTTATGGGTACTCATAATGAAACAGGAAAACTTGGAGAAGACATTGCGGCAAGATATCTTGAGGACAACGGTTTTGAAATCGTAGAGCGGAATTATAGAAAACCTTGGGGAGAGATCGATATCATAGCGAGAAAGAGGGGAGTCCTTTATTTTATTGAAGTTAAAGCTGTTTCACGTGAAATATCCAGAGAAGAGTCTGTAGATATTTCACGTGAAACATCGAATTGGTTTCAGCCTGAGGATGCTATTCATAAAAACAAACAACAACGTCTCAAACGAGCAATCGAAACATATCTTGCTAGCAAAAGTTCAGTTTCACGTGAAAATGGCGGAGAAATAAAATGGAAGTTTAGTGTCATTGCTGCTTTTCTCGATACAGACAAGAGGTTGGCGAAAATTAGATTTCATGAGGATTTTGCGCTCTAAAATCATAAAGGACATTTGTCCTTTATGATGTCCTTTAGAATAACAGCTATTAAATCGCAAGGCTTTAGTGTATAGTTAAGCGTAAATAAGCAGAGGTACACATGCTTTGGGGTCAAGCCTCTAGTCGGGGCGTAGTATAGTGGTAGTACACATGCTTTGGGAGCATGTAGTCCGAGTTCGATTCTCGGCGCCCCGACTGGGGGATTGACCAGAAGCGCCAAAGCGCTTCTGCGGAAATTTCCTCAAGAAGTTTATGTAGTCCGAGTTCGATTCTCGGCGCCTCGTCATTGGAATTAATCAGGTGAGCGGGCCGTAGTATAGTGGTAGTACGTATGCATGGGGTGCATATAGTGGGAGTTCGATTCTCCCCGGCCCGATTTCAAAGTAACAAAAACACTTAGCATTGCTAAGTGTTTTTGTTACTCAATCACCTCGTCTTTGATAAGGACCCACCATTGTCGTGTGTCGCCCTTAAGCTTTTCATACTCGCGGTCGTAAATGGGACGGAAGTATTCGTTACCCGCCTTCACCTCTTCGTTGCACTTGGCGAGGAGGGACAAGCGGTCAGCGGCTTTCACAATCTGTGCCTCGATTGACTTTTGCTCGCTCTCTTCATTCCAGAGCGCAATGTAGTACTCCTGGAGTTCTTTTGGAAGATCGCTCCAAATACCGTGCACCAGAACTTTGTTTACTTTGCGAATGGCAAGGTTAACTTCTTTTGAATGATGTTTGAAGGGGCTTAAGATGTCGCCGGAGAAACGTTCCTCCATGTCGTGAATGAGCGCCATGGAAGTTACCTTTTCTCGGTTTACTCTTTTACCGTTTTTTTCGAGGAGAAGACAAAGCAGAGAGGCGATGTAGGCGACGAAGAAGGAATGGTCGGCGACGGACTCCTCGAAGTGCTGGGGGTGTCCGCTAAAGCGCACAATGTGTGCGAGTGATCGATCACGAATGTGGTCGAAGATGGGCATGTCTTCAGTATATCGTATTTGGTATTTGGTATGTAGTACTTCGTGGTTTGACTTTTTCTGTTTTGAGTAGTATGGTCTGTTCAGACGCAACCACGGGAGTAACCATGGCACGCAAACCTGTTGACGCACATGGCTCTATTGTGCCGCCCATTCACTTGGGCGTGACGTATGCTCACGCATCTCTCGCAAGTGCTCGCGAGGCCTTTGAAACACTTGGGCATGGATATGCCTATGGTCGCATGGGTAATCCGACTGTCACAGAGTTCGAGCGTTTCTTGGGGGAGATCGAGGGAGTTCCACAGGCCAATGTTTGGGCTACCAGCTCCGGGCTTTCTGCTTTGACGCTTCTCGTTTTCGGTTTGACGGCCAAGAGCGCGGGAGGCAAGAAGCGCATTGTTACCTCCTCCTACATTTACGGCGGAGCGTATCACCAACTCAAGTTGTGGGCCGATGAGCACGGCTATGACATCGTCTTCCTAAACAACCCCTTCTCACTTGAAGCATGGGATAGTGCTCTTGCAGCAACTCCTGCGGCATTTGCACTTCTTGAGACCCCGTGTAACCCGACAATTGACGTTTTTGACATTAGGGCAATTGCCGAAGTCACGAGTCGGTATGGAGTTCCGCTTGTGGTAGATAATACCCTGGGTGTTGCCCTGCAGAGGCCGCTTGAACTCGGAGCGGATGTTGTCCTGCACTCAACAACCAAAGCAATCAACCGCCAATCCACAGGACTGGGCGGGGCACTCATTGCGAGCGCCGCTTTTGTGGCTCGATTCGAAAGTCTGCTCAATGATTTTGACGTCTCAAACGGCCTCATTGCCCACCCGATGTCGGCGTGGACATCGCTCAATAGCAGAAAAACGCTACGGCGTGACATGCTCGACTTCTCGCGCATCGCCCTCGGTGTTGCCACGTTCCTCAACAAGCATCCAAAAATCAGAGAAGTGTATTATCCACTTCTACCGTCGAGTCGGAGCTATGACATTGCTCTGCGGCAAATGCCAGATGGTGCTGGCGGACTCTTCTCGTTTAGAGTCAAGAGTTTCGAGTCAGCCCAAAAGCTTGTCGAACTGCTCAAGGTGCCCTATCTCGCACCACACTTGGGACACAGCGAGTCACTCGTGATCCATCCGGCTTCAACCACGCACGGTAAGCTTACCCCCGAGCAGTTGGCTAGTGTAAACATCGCTCCAGAAATGGTTCGGTACTCTGTCGGCCTCGGCGTGCCCGAAGATGTCATCAGAGAAATTACGGAAGACTTCGCCCAGGCGCTTGATCAAATCTAATTTTAAGTTACGGTCGGGTTCCCCCCGGCCGTTTTTTGTTGCCTCCTGAACACGCGCGGAGTTATTCACAGTATTTGCATTTTTGCAGAGTATGCTATAGTTTATTTCAACACCCTTTTTAGGGGTTAATTTGTTCTCCCTACCGAGCTACTCCGGCTTTCGCCTCTGCCAAATAGCGGAGACGGAATTGCTACGGGGCAAGAGACAGCACATTGGTATTATCCATTAATGAGGGTTCATTTCGAATTCTGTTTTTGGAAAAGATTTTCGAAATGGGCTCTTTCACCCCACCACATTTCGACGCAAGGAGAAATGTCTCAAGGTCTTCATCTGAGATGAAACAGTCGGGGAGCGTTGATCAGGCGTTTGATTTTTTCAATTGCGAAAATATCGACGCGCTGGTCCAGAGCACTATTCGTCAAAAACTCGAACGGTGCATACAAGAGTCGGGGTTTACGTTTATCGAGTCGGTATTTCACAAGTTTAAGGGATTTGGCGAAGGGTATAGCTTTCTCGCTATTATCGGAGAATCACACGTTGCCATACACACATGGCCCGAGAAGGGGGCGGCGGAAATAACGCTTCATTATTGCGATTTCTCTCGTAACAACGGAGAAAAGGCGGAAGAACTCATCAAGCTTTACAAAGAGATTTTTCGGCCGGCACGCATAAGCGCTTACAAGACAAGGATTCGTTGTGTTGTGGAGCCAATACAAACAACATGGAACAAAAAAAGACAAACAATGAAAAAGAGTTTGGCGTAGAGCTCATCCTCGACCTTATTGATTGTGATAAGGATGCCATTAGCTCAAAAGAGCATATCACTGCGTACGCAAAAGAACTTTGCCGCGTTATTGAGATGAAGCCATTTGGCGAGCCATTTGTTGAGCGGTTTGGACTCGGTAAGGACTTCACAGCCGGATACTCATTGGTGCAACTTATCGAGACGAGCTCAATCACTGGACACTTCTCCGAGCTCTGGGGAAGGGCGTATATCAACATTTTCTCGTGTGCAGAGTTCGACACCAATCGGGCCGCAGAGTTTACGATGAAACACTTTGGGGCGAAAGATGCCAACAAGCACGTGTTGCATCGTGGGTAGGGAAAGGGACGGACGCGACAGAATGAGTCTGTTATACTAATAACAGAAACTTGATGGACAACTGACGGAGACCAATCATGGCCGTTTTTCTTGCCGCGGTACTTTGTGTCGTAGATAACGAAGGTGAGAATGCTCGTTTTGATGTACGCACCTCTGTTATCCTCGCCGACTCGGCTAAGGATGCCGAGGCTACTGCGCTCGTCGAGTGGCGGGAGACGAACCCTGAGTGGGCTAAACCAACAGACGAGATCATTCAGAGGGTGCACGCTACGGAACTTTCAGTAGAGCAGTTGTCCCAATGCGCTTCCTGTGCGCGGAGGGAAGCGGAGATCACAAGAAAATCTTGAGAAACTTTGGTTACTCACAACAAACAAACCCGACACTAGTCGGGCTTTTTGTTGGCACTTACATAAGGTCTAATATGGCCGCTCTTTTTCCATGTCGCTCGAATACTCGCCCTTGGTGGCCAAGGCGTTCATCTTGGAGCGGAAGAGAAGTGCTTCTACGGCTTTTGCGCTGTTTTTGTCAGGATTTTGAGCCCAGATTTTAAGCACGGGGTTTTGGATGGCGCGGGAATATGAGAATGAAAGCGGCCACGGTAATTTGTCTGCCGTGAGCGCAGTCGAACGGTTCATTTCGTTCAAGTTCTCTGTTGCCTGTTCGTCACCTTGACCCCCAGAAAGGAAGACGACACCCGCAAGTTCGCTTGGTACTGCCTCCTTTAGGGCGCGCACGGTCTCTCGCGCCACCTCTTCAGGAGTTGACTGTCGTGCTGCTTCTTTACCAGCAATAACCATACTTGCCTTCAAGATAACACCAGGCAAAAAGACATCTTGTCCCGCGAGCTCTTCGAAAAGCTTTTTTTGTGTTTTCACCGTTACCTCGTAGCATGTTTCAATAGAATGATCTCCGTCGATCAAAACTTCTGGCTCAACGATGGGGACGATGTCCACTTCCTGGCAG
This portion of the Parcubacteria group bacterium genome encodes:
- a CDS encoding S-adenosylmethionine decarboxylase — its product is MKQSGSVDQAFDFFNCENIDALVQSTIRQKLERCIQESGFTFIESVFHKFKGFGEGYSFLAIIGESHVAIHTWPEKGAAEITLHYCDFSRNNGEKAEELIKLYKEIFRPARISAYKTRIRCVVEPIQTTWNKKRQTMKKSLA
- a CDS encoding fructose-bisphosphate aldolase class I, with the translated sequence MNQDVLQRVAKQMVAPGKGIIAADESASTSKKRFDAVGIPSTEENRRRYREIIITADGLEEYVSGIILFDETIRQRTSDGRPFAKVLVDKGILPGIKVDAGLKELALHPGEKITEGLDGLRERLAEYKTLGATFAKWRAVITIGSSIPTDACIHAHAHAMARYAALCQEVDIVPIVEPEVLIDGDHSIETCYEVTVKTQKKLFEELAGQDVFLPGVILKASMVIAGKEAARQSTPEEVARETVRALKEAVPSELAGVVFLSGGQGDEQATENLNEMNRSTALTADKLPWPLSFSYSRAIQNPVLKIWAQNPDKNSAKAVEALLFRSKMNALATKGEYSSDMEKERPY
- a CDS encoding S-adenosylmethionine decarboxylase, with translation MEQKKTNNEKEFGVELILDLIDCDKDAISSKEHITAYAKELCRVIEMKPFGEPFVERFGLGKDFTAGYSLVQLIETSSITGHFSELWGRAYINIFSCAEFDTNRAAEFTMKHFGAKDANKHVLHRG
- a CDS encoding PLP-dependent transferase, which produces MARKPVDAHGSIVPPIHLGVTYAHASLASAREAFETLGHGYAYGRMGNPTVTEFERFLGEIEGVPQANVWATSSGLSALTLLVFGLTAKSAGGKKRIVTSSYIYGGAYHQLKLWADEHGYDIVFLNNPFSLEAWDSALAATPAAFALLETPCNPTIDVFDIRAIAEVTSRYGVPLVVDNTLGVALQRPLELGADVVLHSTTKAINRQSTGLGGALIASAAFVARFESLLNDFDVSNGLIAHPMSAWTSLNSRKTLRRDMLDFSRIALGVATFLNKHPKIREVYYPLLPSSRSYDIALRQMPDGAGGLFSFRVKSFESAQKLVELLKVPYLAPHLGHSESLVIHPASTTHGKLTPEQLASVNIAPEMVRYSVGLGVPEDVIREITEDFAQALDQI